A portion of the Channa argus isolate prfri chromosome 19, Channa argus male v1.0, whole genome shotgun sequence genome contains these proteins:
- the cip2a gene encoding protein CIP2A, producing the protein MDITTCLKSMLLAIQQYRESRTAHNATQLQRQVEEVSGLKCDQLLFSGQLLPSECVSGLVELIGNPNTSPALTSSIISLLAHLACDDDSRQMLHSSYNITSTLASVIHHHSVTPGEPLVLQCLQVLQKLTYNTRILQCTSYIHELIAFLMTNIQSQRDEIIMPCLGLMANLCRDNHSVQSHIKSLDNVKPFYRTLINFLAHNSLTVVVFTLSILASLTLNEKVGEKLFDAKNIHQTFQLVFNIIVNGDGTLTRKYSVDLLVDLLKNPKIAAFLSRYRHFSACVSQVLGLLHSKDPDSAAKVLELLLAMCSVSGLRSLLCDVVFRPVGPKLRAAGHKQGSGLDMGHKAEPGLALVQWLSSPLEGAESCSLQALQLLTELVEEALGEENMPDCVLSFVDMFLPVLLGLLKGLDPAEGDAPLRKHCQRITYVTSLLLVLCAEDSTRSLVSRQVSAQLCLSLVESLLTCCYSNSTLTRLPPTSDNDLSQVCAETLLKTLELMSKLRQQVKDMETSFYRMLQDQRIVTPLSLALTSHRRECVQTGLSVLFEATPLPDFPSLVLGESIAANNAYRQREAELSVKRVAVQEVPPPRTNTSSLDSSSSSSRSVHSLVEKIQNGLELQEQVKDSHVSEIIDIYEQKLSAFVSKESRLQDLLEAKALALSQADRLIAQYHFQRAQAEAEARKLGFLLKEAERRREDLQGELSSQVLEVERSKADMEELLQHNARLQKDSEEHQALKGAYNALLNRFNESDRLLKELQVAHISLTKQNDTLRKNHEALQLQKEKMTSLLEEREEENRSLHLEIQQKKSDIAGLCGDLQAEQDKVKEKDRERRELEEMVDVLRKELNKTEQARKDASIKASSLELQKSQLETKLKQREDELNKHSAMIAMIHSLSSGKIKNDVNLSL; encoded by the exons ATGGACATCACTACGTGTCTGAAGTCTATGTTGCTAGCTATCCAGCAGTACAGAGAGAGCAGGACAGCCCACAACGCAACGCAGCTCCAGAGACAAGTGGAG GAGGTTTCAGGTCTCAAATGTGACCAGCTGCTGTTCTCAGGCCAGCTTTTAcccagtgagtgtgtgagtggtCTAGTGGAGCTTATTGGAAACCCAAACACCAGCCCGGCCCTGACAAGCTCTATTATCTCCCTGCTGGCACATCTAG CATGTGATGATGACAGTCGACAAATGCTTCACAGCAGCTATAACATCACCAGCACCCTGGCCTCGGTCATCCACCACCATAGTGTCACACCTGGAGAGCCTCTGGTGCTGCAG tGTTTACAGGTGCTGCAGAAACTGACCTACAACACTCGAATCCTCCAGTGTACAAGCTACATTCATGAGCTTATTGCCTTTCTTATGACCAACAT ACAGTCTCAGAGGGATGAGATCATCATGCCATGTCTAGGGCTCATGGCCAATTTGTGTCGTGACAACCACTCGGTGCAGAGCCACATCAAATCTCTG GATAACGTGAAGCCATTTTATCGTACACTGATCAACTTCCTCGCTCATAACAGTCTTACTGTTGTGGTGTTCACATTGTCCATCCTGGCCAGCCTCACTCTGAATGAGAAGGTTGGAGAAAAG CTCTTTGATGCAAAGAACATCCACCAGACTTTCCAGCTCGTGTTCAACATCATTGTGAACGGAGACGGTACTCTTACAAGAAAATACTCCGTTGACCTTTTGGTAGACCTGTTGAAGAACCCAAAAATAGCAGCTTTCCTCTCTAG gtATCGGCACTTCTCAGCATGCGTGTCACAAGTTTTAGGACTGCTGCACTCAAAAGACCCAGACTCTGCAGCCAAG gtgttGGAGCTACTCCTGGCCATGTGCAGTGTCTCAGGCCTGCGCTCACTCCTGTGTGACGTGGTTTTCAGACCGGTGGGACCCAAACTCAGAGCTGCAGGCCACAAACAGGGGTCTGGACTGGACATGGGGCACAAGGCAGAGCCTGGGCTGGCCCTAGTGCAGTGGCTGAGCTCGCCTTTGGAGGGTGCTGAGTCATGCTCACTTCAGGCCCTGCAGCTGCTGACTGAGTTGGTGGAG GAGGCACTGGGAGAAGAAAACATGCCTGATTGTGTGCTGAGTTTTGTGGATATGTTTCTTCCGGTCCTGTTGGGGCTGCTGAAGGGACTCGATCCTGCAGAGGGAGACGCTCCCCTAAGAAAACACTGCCAGCGCATCACATACGTTACCAGTCTGCTGCTCG TCCTGTGTGCTGAGGACTCTACCAGGTCTCTGGTGTCACGTCAGGTGAGCGCTCAGCTCTGTCTCTCACTGGTTGAATCCCTCCTCACTTGTTGCTATAGCAACAGCACCCTTACCCGCCTACCTCCCACCTCAGACAATGATCTCAG TCAAGTGTGTGCTGAGACTCTGCTGAAGACCCTGGAGTTAATGAGCAAACTCAGACAACAAGTGAAAGACATGGAGACCAGCTTTTACAGGATGTTACAG gaTCAGAGGATAGTAACCCCACTTTCTCTGGCCCTGACGTCCCATCGAAGAGAGTGTGTGCAGACCGGTCTATCTGTGTTGTTTGAGGCTACTCCCCTCCCAGACTTTCCATCACTGGT GCTGGGAGAAAGCATTGCTGCCAACAACGCTTATCGCCAGAGGGAGGCTGAGCTGTCTGTTAAACGTGTTGCGGTTCAGGAAGTCCCACCTCCCCGGACAAACACCAGCTCACTGGACTCTTCCAGTAGTTCCAGCAGGAGTGTCCACAGTCTGgttgagaaaatacaaaatggcTTGGAG CTGCAGGAGCAGGTGAAGGACTCACATGTGTCTGAGATTATTGATATTTATGAGCAGAAGCTCTCAGCATTTGTG TCCAAGGAGAGCCGTCTGCAGGACTTGCTGGAGGCAAAGGCTTTAGCACTTTCTCAGGCTGATCGTCTCATTGCTCAGTATCACTTCCAGCGAGCTCAAGCTGAGGCTGAG GCTCGTAAGCTGGGCTTTCTGCTTAAGGAGGCTGAGCGTAGACGTGAGGATCTGCAGGGCGAGCTGAGCAGCCAGGTGCTGGAGGTGGAGCGCTCCAAGGCCGAcatggaggagctgctgcagcacaaTGCCAGACTGCAGAAGGACTCTGAAGAACACCAGGCCCTTAAAGGCGCCTACAATGCCCTGCTCAACAG GTTCAATGAGAGTGACCGGCTGCTGAAGGAGCTTCAGGTGGCTCACATCTCTCTCACCAAACAGAACGACACTCTGAGGAAGAACCATGAAGCCCTCCAACTGCAAAAGGAAAA AATGACATCACTattggaggagagagaggaggagaacagATCACTTCATTTAGAAATTCAACAGAAGAAAAGTGACATTGCAG GTCTGTGTGGTGACCTGCAAGCGGAACAggacaaagtgaaagaaaaggatCGCGAGCGGAGGGAACTGGAGGAGATGGTGGATGTTTTGAGAAAGGAGCTTAACAAGACGGAGCAAGCCAGGAAGGACGCCAGCATCAAG GCGTCGTCTCTGGAGCTGCAGAAGAGCCAGTTGGAGACAAAGCTGAAGCAAAGGGAGGACGAGCTGAACAAACACTCTGCGATGATTGCTATGATCCACAGCCTCAGCAGCGGCAAGATAAAGAATGACGTCAACCTGTCGCTCTGA